Proteins encoded together in one Pontiella desulfatans window:
- a CDS encoding sulfatase family protein, protein MKQQIIIAIILGFMSSPAARAEAKPNVLIFLADDLGYGDVGFNGADKFFTPHLDRLAQEGTVFKQAYTPNAVCTPTRYAVLTGRYCWRTSLKRHVAAGDDPLLISTNRMTLPKLFQQNGYVTAGFGKWHIGLGVGEKTDWTQPLKPGPCEVGFDLFQGFPANLGNQPQAFMENHEIVNRIPGEDIEEFPNYRFTGIDSSRTDDAASRYVEDKAVAFIAENAKKPFFMVVNPAEVHWPIVPRNGNQKSAIGPYGDFVQQMDGMMGSILTELEEQGILDNTLIVFTSDNGGVEGENHRMVNGQPTAYHLAVNAGHDTTGGWRGRKHSIFEGGFRVPFAVRWPGKVPAGAVNDSDLVGVVDLMATLAAAAGLDVPKEAAEDSINLWPLFSGKGKGARESVVMESHYGIFAIRRGDWKLIEYTGIDEDPPFNGMHKGENKNRLFNLSETPGEAEVSNVWKDHPEKVEQLLKELETIRGKDWTRPTGLQN, encoded by the coding sequence ATGAAACAGCAGATAATCATTGCAATCATACTGGGGTTCATGAGCTCGCCTGCTGCCCGGGCGGAAGCAAAGCCCAACGTACTTATTTTTCTGGCCGATGATCTCGGTTATGGCGATGTGGGTTTTAATGGCGCGGATAAATTCTTCACGCCGCACCTCGACCGGCTCGCGCAGGAGGGCACTGTTTTTAAGCAGGCCTATACGCCGAATGCGGTCTGCACGCCGACCCGCTATGCGGTGCTGACGGGGCGGTACTGCTGGCGCACGAGTTTGAAACGCCATGTGGCTGCCGGCGATGACCCGCTGCTGATCAGTACCAACCGCATGACCCTGCCGAAGCTGTTCCAGCAAAACGGATATGTCACCGCAGGCTTTGGCAAGTGGCATATCGGTTTGGGGGTTGGAGAAAAGACCGACTGGACTCAGCCGCTCAAGCCCGGGCCGTGCGAAGTCGGTTTTGATCTGTTTCAGGGCTTTCCGGCCAACCTGGGCAACCAGCCGCAGGCCTTTATGGAAAACCACGAAATCGTTAACCGTATTCCCGGCGAGGACATCGAGGAGTTTCCCAACTATCGCTTTACCGGTATAGACTCATCGCGCACCGATGATGCCGCCTCGCGCTATGTTGAGGACAAGGCGGTTGCGTTCATTGCCGAGAATGCAAAGAAGCCCTTCTTCATGGTGGTTAACCCGGCCGAAGTGCACTGGCCGATTGTTCCGCGCAATGGAAACCAAAAAAGTGCCATCGGCCCCTACGGCGATTTTGTCCAGCAGATGGATGGCATGATGGGCAGCATTCTGACCGAGCTGGAAGAGCAGGGCATTCTCGATAATACCCTGATTGTTTTTACGTCCGATAATGGCGGTGTGGAGGGGGAGAATCATCGGATGGTCAATGGCCAGCCGACGGCCTATCACCTGGCCGTCAACGCCGGGCACGATACGACCGGCGGATGGCGCGGCCGCAAGCATTCCATCTTCGAGGGCGGCTTTCGTGTGCCGTTCGCCGTACGCTGGCCCGGCAAGGTGCCCGCAGGTGCGGTCAACGATTCCGACCTCGTCGGTGTGGTCGATCTGATGGCGACGTTGGCAGCTGCGGCGGGCCTGGATGTGCCGAAGGAAGCCGCCGAGGATAGCATCAACCTCTGGCCGCTCTTCAGCGGAAAGGGGAAGGGCGCGCGCGAGTCGGTCGTGATGGAATCGCACTACGGCATCTTTGCCATCCGGCGCGGCGACTGGAAGCTGATTGAATATACCGGGATCGACGAAGACCCGCCCTTCAACGGCATGCACAAAGGCGAAAACAAAAACCGGTTGTTTAATTTGTCTGAGACCCCCGGAGAAGCCGAGGTTTCCAATGTTTGGAAAGACCATCCCGAAAAAGTGGAGCAACTGCTCAAAGAACTTGAAACCATCCGCGGCAAAGACTGGACCCGCCCGACAGGGCTGCAGAACTAA
- a CDS encoding sulfatase family protein, with protein MNKGTVISLILALALGAVAEPKKPNFVVIFTDDLEFVNLGYYRNTKMGSRWLKPGITPPAHTPHLDRFFKDGMVFSRAYVPSPVCTPSRYCLLTGQYASRSAEFNRSEQANIGWSPWLRKDELTFPKVLQKNGYTTGLVGKWMVGGSHNELWPNTLNPKDNPRDPDVKRKLLENYLSAQKTVKRLGGFDVVDRLYASNINYVRIRELDVHNQEWVTEGALEFVEQNKDNPFMLYLATTTPHGPNSLDSIDADPRITPLGYLDEAPNVQPSRESVKKRALKGWTDRVAKKASAAHPDWARGNAVASTWIDDSVGAVLEKLDELGLDENTVVIFTSDHQWRGKLALYESAHVPFAVRWPGKIKSGVECDALVSTLDIAPTLFQIAGIQPPASMPLDGMSFLPLLKGEAPSGWRDSLYFEITTTRAVVSDDGFKYIAWRLPPEMQKQQDAGKVLSQLGHWVDDPAFKSWSPADRPPRYHVARDFPAYYEADQLYDLNRDSDEQNNLARNPEYTTVLEKMKLRLKDYSADLPHNFGEFKQERNENE; from the coding sequence ATGAACAAAGGCACAGTAATCAGTTTGATTTTGGCGTTGGCGCTTGGAGCCGTGGCCGAACCGAAGAAACCCAACTTTGTGGTCATTTTCACCGATGATCTGGAGTTTGTGAACCTGGGGTATTACAGGAATACCAAAATGGGGAGCCGCTGGTTGAAGCCGGGGATCACCCCGCCCGCGCATACGCCACATCTGGACCGGTTTTTCAAAGACGGCATGGTCTTCTCCCGTGCCTATGTGCCGTCGCCCGTCTGCACGCCCAGCCGCTACTGCTTGCTGACGGGTCAATATGCGTCCCGAAGTGCAGAGTTTAATCGTTCCGAACAGGCAAATATCGGTTGGTCGCCCTGGCTGAGAAAAGATGAGCTGACGTTTCCCAAAGTGCTGCAGAAAAATGGCTACACGACGGGGCTTGTCGGCAAATGGATGGTCGGTGGGAGCCATAACGAGCTTTGGCCGAACACGCTGAACCCGAAAGACAATCCGCGCGACCCGGATGTAAAACGAAAACTGTTGGAAAACTATTTGTCCGCCCAAAAAACGGTTAAACGACTCGGCGGATTCGATGTGGTGGATCGCCTCTATGCCTCCAATATTAACTATGTCCGTATTCGCGAGCTGGATGTGCATAATCAGGAGTGGGTCACCGAAGGGGCGCTCGAATTTGTTGAGCAGAATAAAGACAATCCCTTCATGCTCTACCTGGCCACCACCACGCCGCACGGGCCCAATTCGCTTGATTCGATTGACGCCGACCCGCGGATTACGCCGCTCGGATACCTGGATGAAGCGCCGAATGTTCAGCCGTCACGGGAGAGCGTCAAGAAACGGGCGCTGAAAGGATGGACCGATAGGGTTGCGAAAAAGGCGAGTGCCGCCCACCCTGACTGGGCCAGAGGCAATGCTGTTGCATCGACATGGATTGATGACTCTGTGGGCGCGGTGCTTGAGAAGCTCGATGAACTGGGGCTCGATGAAAACACGGTGGTCATTTTCACATCCGACCACCAGTGGCGCGGAAAGCTGGCACTCTATGAAAGCGCGCACGTTCCCTTCGCTGTCCGCTGGCCAGGCAAAATTAAATCAGGCGTTGAATGTGATGCACTGGTCTCCACGCTCGATATCGCCCCGACCTTGTTTCAGATAGCCGGCATTCAGCCGCCCGCATCGATGCCGCTCGACGGCATGAGCTTCCTGCCGCTGCTCAAAGGGGAAGCGCCGTCCGGCTGGCGCGACTCGCTTTATTTTGAAATCACTACCACCCGCGCGGTGGTGAGCGACGACGGATTTAAGTATATCGCATGGCGTCTTCCGCCCGAAATGCAGAAACAGCAGGATGCGGGGAAGGTATTGAGTCAGTTGGGTCATTGGGTGGATGATCCTGCGTTTAAGTCATGGAGCCCGGCCGACCGTCCGCCGCGTTACCATGTGGCCCGGGATTTCCCCGCCTATTACGAAGCCGATCAGCTTTACGATCTGAACCGTGATTCCGACGAACAGAATAATCTGGCGAGGAATCCCGAATATACCACTGTGCTCGAAAAAATGAAATTGCGGCTGAAGGATTATTCCGCGGATCTTCCGCATAATTTTGGGGAATTCAAACAGGAGAGAAATGAGAATGAATAA
- a CDS encoding sulfatase family protein, whose amino-acid sequence MNKHIATGLLLLLALGAQAETVGYWRFEPGEELANSAAGTLTLEVNGDAKAVKGSSFLNPVLDAENRGMADTDRVGAFFTTPDHAVLNFGSAAFTIEGFISPSPRGFQTLAGQWGAKGEQSWRFWINEDNGRLSVNLTKDGTQTFAPRAFTPVKGAFVGGKNYYVAAVVEPADHRVTYYYQNLTDGGPLQSMKMEVSGFSALFDSSAPLRIGGNSHNEPARFDEVRLTKGALKKTELLVPPGPAALGEIMIPASGKKRTAKPNIVVFLADDLGTGCLNAYGADEQLVRTPRLNQLAKDGLLFTEAYAPGSVCTPTRYAMLTGRYAWRGRLKSGVVNPGDPLLIEEGRRTVAMMLQEQGYRTAHIGKWHLGYTRQNKVHNYAALESISPGPNDVGFHYHFGLPNNLDDFARVYFENDGIYGLRSRRTSPYSRSFYGGMYHGYDAPQRQREQVTQDLNDRARQWIRSSVEEYPEQPLFLYFAAAAVHHPIEPSAQFRGTSPIGAYGDFIQELDHSVGEVMDALAYAGELENTLFIFSSDNGSDAGHVGSPEFQAMDAGLKINGERKGDKHTIWEGGVRVPFIVRWPGQVQPGQVSDRLVSLADIYSTLQHIVTGKPVSGFDDAPDSFSFADEISRRKPVGPRREHAVLNNVHGIKALRMGNWKYIEGMNDEIGEWASKRVSKSEAEPALYQLDKDPMEQNNVIDQYPEMAERLKKQYQEIRENGSERKTAR is encoded by the coding sequence ATGAATAAACACATTGCAACAGGTTTACTTTTATTACTGGCGCTGGGTGCGCAGGCGGAAACGGTGGGGTATTGGCGGTTTGAACCGGGTGAGGAGCTGGCGAATTCAGCGGCGGGTACATTGACGCTGGAAGTCAATGGCGACGCAAAAGCGGTAAAGGGTTCATCCTTTTTGAACCCGGTGCTCGATGCAGAAAACCGTGGCATGGCCGATACGGATCGAGTCGGCGCTTTTTTCACCACTCCCGATCATGCAGTGCTCAATTTCGGTTCCGCCGCCTTTACTATCGAGGGCTTCATTTCACCATCGCCGCGCGGCTTCCAGACGTTGGCGGGGCAGTGGGGCGCGAAAGGCGAGCAGTCATGGCGCTTCTGGATCAATGAAGACAACGGCCGCCTGTCGGTCAACCTGACGAAGGATGGAACGCAGACCTTTGCCCCGCGCGCCTTCACCCCGGTCAAGGGCGCCTTTGTGGGCGGCAAAAATTATTATGTTGCAGCCGTGGTTGAGCCTGCTGACCACCGTGTGACCTACTATTACCAAAACCTGACGGATGGCGGCCCGTTGCAATCGATGAAAATGGAGGTGTCCGGTTTTTCGGCTCTGTTTGATTCTTCCGCCCCGCTTCGGATCGGTGGAAACTCTCATAACGAACCGGCGCGGTTCGATGAAGTCCGCCTGACGAAAGGGGCGCTGAAAAAGACGGAGCTGTTGGTTCCGCCCGGACCGGCCGCGCTGGGGGAAATCATGATTCCAGCCTCTGGAAAAAAGAGAACTGCCAAGCCGAACATTGTGGTTTTTCTTGCAGACGATTTGGGAACAGGCTGTCTCAACGCCTACGGTGCAGATGAGCAGTTGGTGCGCACGCCGCGCCTCAATCAGCTGGCAAAAGACGGGTTGCTCTTCACCGAAGCCTATGCGCCGGGCTCGGTTTGCACGCCGACGCGCTATGCCATGCTAACCGGGCGCTATGCCTGGCGTGGCCGGCTCAAGTCCGGAGTCGTCAATCCCGGCGACCCGCTGCTGATCGAAGAGGGGCGACGTACGGTGGCCATGATGTTGCAGGAGCAGGGATATCGTACGGCGCACATTGGAAAATGGCACCTTGGTTACACCCGCCAAAACAAGGTACATAACTATGCCGCGCTCGAAAGTATTTCGCCGGGGCCGAACGACGTTGGCTTCCACTATCACTTTGGCCTGCCCAACAACCTCGACGACTTTGCGCGCGTCTATTTTGAAAACGACGGGATTTATGGCCTGCGGTCGCGCCGAACCAGCCCGTATTCGCGGAGCTTCTACGGCGGGATGTATCATGGCTACGATGCCCCGCAGCGTCAACGCGAGCAGGTGACGCAGGATCTTAACGATCGTGCGCGCCAGTGGATTCGATCTTCTGTAGAAGAATATCCGGAACAACCCCTGTTTCTTTATTTTGCGGCGGCTGCCGTGCATCATCCGATTGAACCCTCCGCGCAATTCCGCGGCACCAGCCCGATCGGGGCCTATGGCGACTTTATTCAGGAGCTGGATCATTCGGTGGGTGAAGTGATGGATGCGCTGGCCTATGCCGGTGAGCTGGAGAATACGCTCTTCATCTTTTCGTCCGACAACGGCAGCGATGCCGGCCACGTGGGCAGCCCCGAATTTCAGGCCATGGATGCGGGGCTGAAAATCAACGGCGAACGCAAAGGCGACAAGCACACCATCTGGGAAGGCGGCGTGCGCGTTCCGTTCATCGTGCGCTGGCCGGGGCAGGTACAGCCGGGGCAGGTCTCCGACCGCCTCGTCAGCCTGGCCGATATCTATTCAACCCTGCAGCACATCGTCACCGGCAAGCCCGTAAGCGGCTTCGACGATGCGCCCGACAGCTTCAGCTTTGCCGACGAAATTTCGCGCCGCAAACCGGTCGGACCCAGGCGCGAGCATGCGGTGCTCAACAATGTGCATGGCATCAAAGCGCTGCGCATGGGCAACTGGAAATATATCGAAGGCATGAATGATGAGATTGGGGAGTGGGCGAGCAAGCGGGTTTCCAAATCCGAGGCAGAGCCCGCCCTCTACCAGCTCGATAAGGACCCGATGGAGCAGAACAACGTCATCGACCAATATCCCGAAATGGCCGAGCGGTTGAAGAAGCAGTATCAGGAAATCCGTGAAAACGGTTCAGAGCGTAAAACGGCGCGATAG
- a CDS encoding HAD family hydrolase, which yields MMKFDELIDLEQTCDGLFKTGKQGVIEVKTTADRKVEFLTFENGKQLSLVKSAMGYPAYYPVLDVKIEKPLKAVLMDLDGTTVHSEHFWIWIIQKTVASLLDDPKFELEDCDEPHVSGHSVSEHLQYCVNKYCADKTVEEARSWYFKHTNYEMNEIMEGRGRPEAFTPSPGIKEFLYELKDLGVKIGLVTSGLYEKAWPEILDAFKTLDMGDPNEFYDAIITAGHAIRKGEPGTLGELSPKPHPWLYAETARVGLGIPFEDRHSVVGIEDSGAGVVSILTAGFAPIGIGGGNIIDSGTKSLCTHYEENFEQILKRLK from the coding sequence ATGATGAAATTTGATGAATTGATCGATTTGGAGCAGACCTGCGACGGGCTGTTTAAGACCGGTAAGCAGGGCGTGATAGAGGTAAAGACAACTGCCGATCGAAAGGTGGAGTTTTTAACTTTCGAAAATGGCAAGCAGCTGTCGCTGGTGAAATCGGCGATGGGTTACCCAGCCTATTATCCGGTGCTCGACGTGAAGATCGAAAAACCGCTCAAGGCCGTGCTGATGGATCTCGACGGCACCACCGTCCATAGCGAGCATTTCTGGATCTGGATTATTCAGAAAACCGTCGCCAGCCTGCTGGATGATCCGAAATTCGAGCTGGAAGATTGCGACGAGCCGCACGTTTCCGGTCACTCGGTTTCCGAGCACCTGCAGTATTGCGTTAATAAATACTGTGCCGACAAAACGGTGGAAGAAGCGCGCTCGTGGTACTTCAAGCACACCAACTACGAGATGAACGAAATCATGGAAGGGCGCGGCCGGCCGGAAGCCTTTACCCCGTCGCCGGGCATCAAAGAGTTCCTCTATGAACTCAAAGATCTCGGTGTAAAAATCGGGCTCGTCACCTCGGGTCTCTACGAAAAAGCGTGGCCGGAAATTCTCGATGCGTTCAAGACGCTCGATATGGGCGACCCGAACGAATTTTATGACGCGATCATCACCGCTGGCCATGCCATCCGCAAAGGCGAGCCGGGTACGTTGGGTGAGCTCTCCCCAAAGCCGCACCCGTGGCTCTATGCCGAAACCGCCCGCGTCGGTCTCGGTATTCCGTTTGAAGATCGCCACAGTGTTGTCGGAATCGAGGACAGCGGGGCAGGGGTGGTTTCCATTCTGACGGCCGGCTTCGCCCCGATCGGGATCGGCGGCGGAAACATCATCGACAGCGGCACGAAATCGCTCTGCACGCACTACGAAGAGAACTTCGAGCAGATCCTGAAGCGGTTGAAATAG
- a CDS encoding IS66 family transposase, which produces MEHACRFVRCPDWCRNLDAVWQTDAHLICIRLFIDLVVSSHNPTAEDIVKRIAKLYRVESKLRDNPEVDRAAYRREHSAPVLEGIKSILETERSRQLPQSNFGKAIHYILERGDALNLYLEHSRLEIDNNLVENAIRPTAIGKKNFLFFGSPDSGQTSAVIYSLIETCRKLGINPADYLRESSKPCRPCSNPKHPTGRLPAGPPHFSTGVYTYGDKPFFMACGIHKPHVPFWAPTVSHGYPAWQNVYNVGFGVVLTERQ; this is translated from the coding sequence TTGGAGCACGCATGCCGGTTCGTCCGGTGCCCCGACTGGTGCCGCAATCTCGATGCGGTTTGGCAAACGGATGCGCATCTTATCTGTATACGCCTTTTTATCGACCTCGTAGTCAGCTCCCATAACCCGACCGCGGAAGATATCGTGAAACGAATCGCAAAACTTTACCGGGTTGAAAGCAAACTGCGTGACAATCCCGAAGTCGATCGAGCCGCTTATCGTCGGGAACACTCAGCCCCCGTTCTGGAAGGGATAAAATCCATTCTCGAAACCGAGCGGTCCCGACAGTTGCCGCAAAGTAACTTCGGCAAAGCCATCCACTACATTCTCGAACGCGGGGATGCACTCAATCTCTACCTTGAACATAGCCGCCTCGAAATCGACAACAATCTGGTTGAGAACGCCATTCGCCCAACCGCCATCGGTAAAAAGAACTTCCTCTTCTTCGGCAGCCCCGATTCAGGCCAGACCAGCGCCGTCATCTACAGCCTCATCGAAACCTGCCGGAAACTCGGCATCAATCCGGCGGACTATCTTCGCGAATCCTCGAAGCCCTGCCGACCATGCAGCAATCCGAAGCACCCAACTGGACGCCTGCCCGCTGGGCCGCCGCACTTTTCAACCGGCGTTTACACATACGGAGACAAACCCTTCTTTATGGCTTGCGGTATTCATAAACCGCATGTCCCGTTCTGGGCTCCTACCGTTTCGCATGGCTATCCTGCATGGCAAAACGTGTATAACGTAGGCTTTGGGGTTGTTTTAACAGAACGTCAATAA
- a CDS encoding LacI family DNA-binding transcriptional regulator yields MSEIHKVAELAGVSTATVSRALNFGTGKVKEDTLKRVLKACKQVGYTTNSAGRNLRRKTSDAFGVLAYPSCLHLFNDPYYLHIFEGVEMAMMEHNKNLLISGYNANKEQRQRPKFVADGSVAGMLMLGIFPEEEMLWAIEGALVPAVLVDTYSPTLACDAVLTDGAEAFASTARRFKECGHERIMMVTHAYPDYNKGIRMSAFIESAAACGYPGSQVFTYAQVETDDDSMAAYQPAVELIKKNGVTAVAVNHDRMGLHLKAALEANGLRVPEDVSLVGYDAVEGSLSSTWLSTYKTDLRQLGFIGGELIIERTEDPDLPLQKRLLQPEFLDRGSLRKLD; encoded by the coding sequence ATGAGTGAAATCCACAAGGTGGCTGAACTGGCCGGGGTCTCGACGGCGACCGTGTCGCGCGCGCTGAACTTTGGCACCGGCAAGGTGAAGGAGGACACGCTGAAACGCGTGTTGAAGGCCTGCAAGCAGGTGGGCTATACCACCAATTCGGCCGGGCGCAACCTGCGCCGCAAGACCAGCGATGCCTTTGGCGTGCTGGCCTATCCTTCCTGTCTGCATTTGTTTAACGATCCCTATTATCTCCATATTTTTGAGGGGGTGGAGATGGCGATGATGGAGCATAATAAAAATCTGCTGATCAGCGGCTATAACGCCAACAAGGAACAGCGGCAGCGCCCGAAGTTTGTGGCGGACGGCAGCGTGGCCGGCATGCTGATGCTCGGCATTTTTCCTGAAGAAGAAATGTTGTGGGCGATCGAGGGGGCGCTGGTGCCCGCCGTATTGGTGGACACCTATTCGCCGACTCTGGCGTGTGATGCGGTGCTGACCGATGGGGCGGAGGCATTTGCCAGTACCGCGCGGCGCTTTAAGGAGTGTGGACACGAACGCATCATGATGGTCACCCACGCTTATCCGGACTATAACAAGGGCATTCGAATGAGCGCATTCATCGAATCGGCGGCCGCCTGTGGTTATCCCGGTAGCCAGGTTTTTACCTATGCGCAGGTTGAAACCGATGATGACTCTATGGCGGCCTATCAGCCCGCTGTTGAGCTCATTAAGAAGAACGGTGTGACGGCGGTGGCGGTCAACCATGACCGTATGGGGCTGCACCTGAAAGCCGCGCTGGAGGCTAACGGTTTGCGGGTTCCCGAGGATGTTAGCCTGGTCGGTTATGATGCCGTGGAGGGATCCCTGAGTTCCACTTGGCTCTCAACCTACAAAACAGATCTGCGTCAATTGGGGTTCATCGGTGGTGAACTCATCATTGAACGAACGGAAGATCCCGACCTGCCGCTTCAGAAACGTCTTCTCCAGCCCGAATTCCTCGACCGTGGAAGTCTGCGTAAGCTGGACTAA